The following are from one region of the Trichocoleus sp. genome:
- a CDS encoding glycosyltransferase family 2 protein, protein MQNFVMIDDWMSGVALVLLVVQLPAVAVLLSRLLQAPFRQPPLKPESPTPDLLGKVSVVVPTLNEADRIGGCLEGLTRQSYEVREVIVVDSRSQDGTVEKVKAAQASDPRFRVLTDDPLPAGWVGRPWALHTGFLNSSEQSEWILGVDADTYPQIGMVASVLKTAEREGYDLLSLAPQFILKDLGEFWLQPALLMTLIYRFGAAGGSVGGADRVMANGQCFLCRRSLLAQLGGYASARSSFCDDVTLARNAAQAGAKVGFLDGSRVLKVRMYEGAAETWREWGRSLDLKDASTPAQKWGDLAFLTAVQGLPLMAALGLLIAVLLGNPSFLVLAALGLNLGLLLMRFALLFAIAPSYDFSQAKASWSFWLSPLADPLAAYRIFLSSTRQPKQWRGRSYEAFTPEG, encoded by the coding sequence GTGCAGAATTTTGTGATGATTGATGACTGGATGAGTGGGGTTGCTCTGGTTTTGCTAGTGGTGCAGCTACCCGCAGTAGCCGTTTTGCTATCTCGCCTGTTGCAGGCTCCGTTTCGTCAGCCGCCCCTGAAGCCTGAATCGCCAACGCCTGATTTGTTGGGCAAGGTCAGCGTTGTTGTGCCTACTTTGAATGAAGCCGATCGCATTGGAGGCTGTTTAGAAGGGCTGACGCGGCAGAGCTACGAAGTGCGCGAAGTAATTGTGGTGGATAGCCGATCGCAAGATGGCACTGTCGAGAAGGTCAAAGCAGCCCAAGCCAGCGATCCGCGCTTTCGTGTCCTCACAGATGATCCATTACCTGCTGGATGGGTTGGTCGTCCCTGGGCACTGCACACTGGATTTCTCAATAGTTCTGAGCAAAGCGAGTGGATTTTGGGCGTAGATGCCGATACTTATCCACAAATTGGTATGGTTGCCAGTGTGCTGAAGACCGCTGAACGAGAAGGCTATGATCTCCTGTCGCTTGCCCCTCAATTTATCCTCAAAGACTTGGGCGAGTTCTGGCTACAGCCTGCTTTGTTGATGACGCTGATCTATCGCTTTGGAGCCGCAGGCGGTTCAGTGGGCGGAGCCGATCGCGTGATGGCAAATGGACAGTGCTTTCTCTGCCGTCGATCGCTGCTGGCTCAATTAGGCGGCTATGCTTCTGCTCGGAGTTCGTTTTGCGATGATGTGACACTGGCAAGAAATGCAGCCCAGGCAGGCGCAAAAGTCGGCTTTTTAGATGGTTCCAGAGTTCTCAAAGTGCGAATGTATGAAGGAGCAGCTGAAACCTGGCGGGAATGGGGACGATCGCTCGACCTCAAAGATGCTTCGACTCCAGCACAAAAATGGGGGGATCTGGCATTTTTGACCGCTGTTCAGGGACTCCCACTGATGGCGGCGCTGGGTCTGTTGATTGCTGTTTTGCTGGGCAATCCCTCATTTCTTGTGCTTGCGGCACTGGGGCTGAACCTCGGACTGCTGCTGATGCGCTTCGCTTTGCTATTTGCAATTGCCCCTTCCTACGATTTCTCTCAAGCCAAGGCAAGCTGGAGCTTCTGGCTCTCCCCGCTCGCTGACCCTCTGGCTGCCTACCGCATCTTCCTTTCTTCAACTCGCCAACCCAAACAATGGCGTGGTCGGAGTTATGAGGCATTTACTCCAGAAGGATAG
- a CDS encoding carotenoid biosynthesis protein, with the protein MRQLARIERFCLIGHLVAMAFGLAGILLVMPHPEFLSYLPAGQAMYRWSLAGGGVAYMLLATIAVSIYAYRTIGLRNWLTFAIPAIGISLTSELLGTSTGFPFGHYSYLSGLGYKIAGLVPFTIPLSWFYLGFSAYLLARTALGVGKGGRYAWLGQVGAIVLGALMLTSWDFVLDPAMSQTALPFWYWHKPGAFFGMPYQNFVGWFGTGLVYISIAAFLWRRQPINPQPQQLGFPLVVYLGNFAFAAVMSIAAGFWIPLGLGLLLGVAPAVICWWIAQLQPEETALASLGLPDPVSASTPVAVTTK; encoded by the coding sequence ATGAGGCAACTGGCGCGTATCGAACGGTTTTGTTTAATTGGGCATTTAGTGGCGATGGCATTTGGTCTAGCGGGCATTCTGCTGGTTATGCCGCATCCAGAATTTTTATCCTATCTACCTGCAGGACAAGCCATGTATCGGTGGAGCCTGGCAGGGGGTGGGGTTGCTTACATGTTACTGGCAACGATCGCCGTTTCAATCTATGCTTATCGCACCATTGGGTTGCGAAACTGGCTAACTTTTGCCATTCCAGCCATTGGAATTTCACTAACCAGCGAGTTACTGGGAACCAGTACTGGTTTTCCCTTTGGTCACTACAGCTATTTGAGCGGCTTGGGCTATAAGATTGCAGGTCTTGTGCCATTCACAATTCCGCTCTCCTGGTTCTACCTCGGATTCTCTGCTTATTTGCTGGCGCGGACGGCTCTGGGTGTGGGTAAGGGCGGTCGATATGCCTGGTTGGGGCAGGTTGGGGCGATCGTCCTGGGGGCACTCATGCTTACTTCCTGGGACTTTGTGCTAGATCCGGCGATGAGTCAGACTGCGCTGCCCTTCTGGTACTGGCATAAACCCGGTGCTTTTTTTGGAATGCCTTATCAGAATTTTGTGGGTTGGTTTGGTACGGGCTTGGTATACATAAGCATTGCCGCGTTTCTCTGGCGACGTCAGCCGATCAACCCGCAGCCACAGCAATTAGGGTTTCCGTTGGTGGTTTATCTGGGTAACTTTGCATTTGCCGCAGTCATGAGCATTGCTGCAGGTTTCTGGATTCCACTTGGCTTAGGTCTGCTGTTAGGGGTTGCTCCGGCGGTCATCTGCTGGTGGATAGCTCAATTGCAGCCAGAGGAAACAGCGCTTGCTTCGCTCGGGCTTCCTGACCCTGTGAGTGCTTCGACTCCGGTTGCAGTCACAACGAAGTAG
- a CDS encoding F420-0:Gamma-glutamyl ligase, whose amino-acid sequence MSKNTVAIAEVIGVGVAVLVGLVLLGLIFVEWQYRHRPGNRLEMTAGTWDFPIYEPNHYLLLGELELINQTQRFEVMVPELWAEAKLLSKGSLESVTTKVQVTPRHPDAPARPDGYWFGYIVKRKPTRFEVAVEIRGKDLASLQSAWVRVHYVTYGPQGRIPRVKHVIVPLSFPSTDEPLRWRPTSNGDVLPVRTHLLTHLDDPVEILKRYVMPHAQPGDVVTIGETPLALMQGRFRHPTDIQPGWVAQRICYFFLPTSSLATACGMQALVDVVGPWRVLWAFTAGALAKKFLKKPGVFYQLAGEQARLIDDVTGTLPPYDQFIVLGPDDPQAVVDRIHQETGLRAAIVDVNDLKAVKILAKTPELSEAFLTQALISNPAGNADEQTPVVLIRPTA is encoded by the coding sequence GTGAGCAAAAATACTGTGGCGATCGCAGAAGTGATAGGGGTTGGGGTAGCTGTCCTGGTTGGGCTAGTTCTACTGGGGCTAATTTTTGTGGAGTGGCAATATCGTCATCGTCCAGGGAACCGGCTGGAAATGACGGCTGGAACGTGGGATTTTCCAATCTATGAGCCAAATCATTATTTGCTGTTAGGTGAACTGGAACTGATTAATCAGACTCAACGGTTTGAAGTGATGGTTCCAGAACTGTGGGCAGAGGCAAAGCTGCTGTCAAAAGGGAGTTTAGAGTCAGTCACGACAAAAGTTCAGGTGACGCCCCGCCATCCCGATGCTCCGGCTCGTCCAGATGGCTATTGGTTTGGCTACATCGTGAAGCGTAAGCCAACTCGCTTTGAAGTGGCAGTCGAAATCCGGGGGAAAGACCTTGCATCGCTGCAGTCTGCCTGGGTTCGGGTTCACTATGTCACCTATGGCCCGCAAGGTCGCATACCGAGGGTAAAGCATGTCATTGTGCCGCTTAGTTTTCCCTCGACTGATGAGCCGCTCCGTTGGCGACCGACCTCAAATGGGGACGTTTTGCCAGTTCGGACACACTTATTAACGCATCTGGATGACCCGGTGGAAATTCTGAAGCGGTATGTGATGCCCCATGCTCAACCTGGTGATGTCGTGACGATCGGGGAAACGCCTCTGGCGCTGATGCAAGGTCGGTTTCGACATCCAACAGACATTCAGCCAGGATGGGTAGCGCAGCGCATCTGCTATTTCTTTTTGCCAACTTCAAGTCTGGCGACAGCTTGCGGAATGCAGGCACTTGTTGATGTGGTTGGACCTTGGCGCGTTTTGTGGGCGTTTACAGCAGGGGCATTGGCGAAGAAGTTCTTGAAAAAACCCGGTGTCTTCTATCAATTGGCAGGTGAACAAGCCCGTCTGATTGATGATGTGACGGGGACGCTGCCTCCCTACGATCAGTTTATTGTCCTAGGACCTGACGATCCCCAAGCTGTTGTCGATCGCATTCATCAGGAAACGGGATTACGTGCTGCGATCGTAGACGTGAATGACTTGAAAGCAGTTAAGATATTGGCAAAGACCCCAGAACTTTCTGAGGCGTTCTTGACTCAAGCTTTGATTAGTAACCCAGCCGGTAATGCTGACGAGCAAACGCCTGTAGTGTTGATTCGCCCGACTGCATAA
- a CDS encoding GNAT family N-acetyltransferase, with protein sequence MTVAPPQQTSLVTIRPFQYRDLEEVSHMTTPDSSEEGSELEVTQRLQQLRRWYGLLKCLSLFPNPFQHLLAAYVAEQNSTLAGMIQVSPFNRTRSTWRVDQVLVDRHSPNDGSRALPTDVGSQLLRHCFQAIWEARTWLIEVNVNDKDTMALYRQNGFQTLAHLTYWELSPELLQTIAEREPDLPNLLPVSNADATLLHQLDTVSMPPLVRQVFDRHVGDFKTGVVGSISRRLQHWLHHMEQAKGYVFESQRKAAIGYFDVQLCRDGSQPHTANLTVHPAYTWLYPELFTQMARVARELPTQSLRVASTDYQPEREEYLEQVGATRIEHSLMMSRSVWHKLRESRFSLDGLQFSEVLQSFQPARKPVPGRFSLLDSMRPIPQTQASGEVPYPATKAEADLPQNPAKNSPIPPDEET encoded by the coding sequence ATGACTGTAGCCCCTCCGCAACAAACTTCCCTTGTCACAATCCGACCCTTCCAGTACCGGGATCTGGAGGAGGTTTCGCACATGACAACGCCAGACTCCAGTGAAGAAGGCAGTGAATTGGAGGTGACCCAGCGATTGCAGCAGCTTCGTCGTTGGTATGGTTTGCTGAAGTGCCTCAGTCTGTTTCCGAACCCGTTTCAACATCTGCTGGCGGCTTATGTGGCGGAGCAGAATAGCACCCTGGCTGGCATGATTCAGGTTTCACCCTTCAATCGGACGCGAAGCACCTGGAGAGTGGATCAGGTATTGGTCGATCGTCATAGCCCGAATGATGGCAGCCGCGCTCTACCCACTGATGTTGGCTCTCAGCTGTTGCGCCACTGTTTTCAGGCAATCTGGGAAGCCCGAACCTGGCTTATTGAGGTCAATGTCAATGACAAAGACACGATGGCGCTCTATCGCCAAAATGGATTTCAAACGCTAGCGCATCTAACCTACTGGGAGCTTTCACCCGAACTGCTCCAGACCATTGCTGAACGAGAGCCAGATCTTCCCAATCTGCTGCCCGTCAGTAACGCTGATGCTACATTGCTTCATCAATTGGATACTGTGTCAATGCCGCCGCTGGTGCGCCAGGTCTTCGATCGCCATGTGGGTGATTTTAAGACAGGTGTGGTGGGATCAATTTCACGGCGGTTACAGCACTGGTTGCACCACATGGAGCAGGCAAAGGGCTATGTATTTGAATCTCAGCGTAAGGCAGCGATCGGCTATTTTGATGTACAGCTTTGCCGGGATGGCAGCCAGCCCCATACTGCCAATCTCACCGTTCATCCGGCATATACCTGGCTCTACCCTGAACTTTTTACTCAAATGGCACGGGTGGCGCGAGAACTGCCTACTCAATCGCTGCGCGTCGCTTCAACAGACTACCAGCCCGAGCGAGAGGAATATCTAGAACAGGTGGGCGCTACCCGAATTGAGCATTCGCTGATGATGTCTCGATCGGTTTGGCATAAGCTGCGGGAGTCTCGCTTCTCGCTCGATGGGTTGCAGTTCTCTGAGGTGCTCCAGAGCTTCCAGCCTGCCCGCAAGCCCGTTCCGGGTCGGTTTTCGCTGTTAGATTCTATGCGCCCCATCCCCCAAACCCAGGCTTCGGGAGAAGTTCCTTATCCGGCGACAAAAGCTGAGGCTGACTTGCCCCAGAACCCAGCGAAGAATAGTCCGATCCCGCCCGATGAAGAAACCTGA
- the ruvX gene encoding Holliday junction resolvase RuvX, whose amino-acid sequence MYSSSNRVAALGLDIGRKRIGVAGCDGTGLIATGLTTVYRRSFTEDVAEFQRLVAERQAQILVVGLPFNMDGSLGFQAKQVQNYVKRLSRALDLSVEFVDERLTSVQAMELIRAEKRSSHDKGLIDRKAAAIILQQWLDERRSRQRSSHPPESTSTP is encoded by the coding sequence ATGTACAGTTCCTCAAATCGCGTTGCTGCCCTCGGTCTAGATATTGGCAGAAAGCGCATTGGGGTTGCGGGTTGTGATGGAACGGGGCTCATTGCCACAGGGCTGACCACGGTTTATCGACGATCGTTTACAGAAGACGTTGCTGAGTTTCAGCGGTTAGTAGCAGAGCGGCAGGCGCAGATCCTGGTTGTGGGTTTGCCTTTCAATATGGACGGCAGCTTAGGCTTTCAGGCAAAACAGGTGCAAAACTACGTCAAGCGGCTGAGCCGAGCCTTAGATCTCTCAGTAGAATTTGTGGATGAGCGGCTGACTTCAGTCCAGGCAATGGAATTAATTCGGGCAGAAAAACGGTCTTCTCACGACAAAGGCTTGATTGATCGCAAAGCAGCAGCTATTATCCTGCAACAGTGGTTAGACGAACGGCGGAGTCGGCAGCGATCGTCTCACCCGCCAGAGTCTACTTCCACACCTTAA
- a CDS encoding DUF3727 domain-containing protein, whose amino-acid sequence MDIEMDDVPTVSLMDDDGQSLVCYVERTLKAQGKEYVLLRPVDSPIEIFAWTEEEDDEEEMLLDIDDSELDDIFPTAKAVLAEQELALHRTSLTLIASGELPEFDEQDLITLDIENEYGQVNLEQFQQLASFFHEEQEYVVCTPLDPLLFLARMNAGGQPELLSIEELEALQTSEEFKEMQMELERQADEFDDEELN is encoded by the coding sequence ATGGATATTGAAATGGACGATGTACCTACTGTAAGCCTGATGGATGACGATGGGCAGTCTCTCGTCTGCTATGTCGAACGCACACTAAAAGCACAAGGGAAAGAGTATGTGCTCCTGCGTCCGGTTGATTCCCCGATCGAAATTTTTGCCTGGACGGAAGAAGAAGACGATGAAGAAGAGATGTTGCTAGACATCGACGATAGTGAGTTGGATGACATTTTTCCTACAGCAAAGGCAGTACTGGCAGAGCAAGAGTTAGCGCTGCATCGTACGTCTCTCACCCTAATCGCCAGTGGCGAATTGCCTGAATTCGACGAACAGGATCTGATCACGCTGGATATTGAAAATGAGTATGGTCAGGTTAACTTAGAGCAATTCCAGCAGCTTGCTTCCTTCTTCCACGAAGAGCAGGAGTACGTTGTCTGCACACCACTTGACCCCTTACTTTTCCTGGCTCGAATGAATGCTGGCGGACAGCCCGAACTGCTCTCAATTGAGGAACTGGAGGCTTTGCAAACTTCAGAAGAATTCAAAGAGATGCAAATGGAACTGGAGCGTCAGGCAGATGAATTTGACGACGAGGAGTTGAACTAA
- the mltG gene encoding endolytic transglycosylase MltG, whose amino-acid sequence MTTASRIPKGLFYLLLLPLTLAACGWQGWSWWSWASAPPQTESTTTAPTQAKTVQIQIPEGTTAQQIGRDLEAAGLIRSTTAWGLWTRWLSSRDKSGSFQAGTYELSPTEPLPQIASKIWQGEVVLKSYTIPEGWTMQQMGKYFEEQGFFSADAFVEAAKQVPRDKYSWLPEQLPLLEGFLYPDTYKFAGELTPQAVIDQMLDRFQQVALPIYQQAQGKTPYSLLQWVTLASIVEKEAVVSTERPEIASVFARRLRENIPLGADPTVEYALGIRQTPDQPLTFDQVKTPSPYNTYINAGLPPAPISSPGVASLEASVNPADTEYLYFVARYDGTHVFSKTLADHEAAQNAIHSGRDAQPKASPAPTRSPN is encoded by the coding sequence ATGACCACGGCTTCACGCATCCCGAAAGGCTTGTTCTATCTGCTGCTGTTGCCGCTTACACTGGCAGCCTGTGGTTGGCAGGGTTGGTCTTGGTGGAGTTGGGCAAGTGCGCCCCCTCAAACAGAATCTACAACGACTGCGCCAACGCAGGCAAAAACAGTACAAATTCAGATTCCTGAGGGGACAACAGCTCAGCAAATTGGACGCGATCTTGAAGCCGCTGGTTTGATTCGATCGACCACTGCTTGGGGTCTCTGGACGCGGTGGCTCAGCTCTCGAGATAAGTCAGGCAGTTTCCAGGCGGGAACCTATGAGCTATCGCCAACAGAGCCACTCCCGCAAATCGCCAGTAAGATCTGGCAGGGCGAGGTTGTGCTAAAGAGCTATACCATCCCAGAAGGCTGGACAATGCAGCAGATGGGGAAATATTTTGAAGAGCAGGGTTTCTTCAGCGCTGATGCCTTCGTGGAAGCTGCAAAGCAAGTACCTCGCGATAAATATTCCTGGCTGCCCGAACAGCTTCCCCTTCTGGAAGGGTTCCTTTATCCAGATACGTATAAATTTGCTGGAGAACTAACTCCACAAGCGGTGATCGACCAAATGCTCGATCGCTTTCAGCAGGTCGCACTACCGATTTATCAACAGGCGCAGGGCAAAACGCCTTATTCTTTGCTGCAATGGGTCACGCTTGCCAGCATTGTTGAGAAAGAGGCAGTTGTTAGTACAGAACGTCCGGAGATTGCCAGTGTATTCGCGCGTCGCTTGAGAGAGAATATTCCTTTGGGGGCTGACCCAACCGTGGAGTATGCGCTGGGGATTCGGCAAACGCCTGATCAGCCTCTAACTTTTGATCAGGTAAAAACTCCTTCACCCTACAATACTTATATCAATGCAGGGCTACCGCCTGCCCCTATCTCGAGTCCTGGTGTTGCGAGTCTGGAAGCGTCTGTCAATCCTGCTGACACTGAGTATCTCTACTTTGTGGCACGCTACGACGGCACTCACGTCTTTAGTAAAACCCTGGCAGACCATGAAGCCGCGCAAAATGCGATCCATTCCGGACGAGATGCACAACCCAAAGCATCACCTGCTCCAACTCGCTCACCCAATTAG
- a CDS encoding YqeG family HAD IIIA-type phosphatase yields the protein MSWGKLLQPDLILGSPVLTLTPEILQQHHLKGLVLDVDETLVPMSMAEVSEELRQWVNLVRSTVSLSLVSNNLSQNRISRIAKTLNVPYILGARKPSRRKLKQAVDAMDLPLEQVAMVGDRLFTDVLAGNRLGMFTILVEPMVNPTKTGQRYLLRDFEVWFSQLLGVSINTLQQTVTHSDNS from the coding sequence ATGTCCTGGGGCAAATTATTACAGCCTGATTTGATTTTGGGAAGTCCTGTTCTCACACTAACACCAGAAATTCTTCAACAACATCACTTGAAGGGTTTAGTGTTAGATGTGGACGAAACCCTTGTGCCCATGAGCATGGCAGAAGTTTCAGAAGAGCTGCGGCAGTGGGTCAATCTGGTGCGATCGACCGTTTCTCTTTCGCTTGTCAGCAATAACCTGAGCCAGAACCGCATTAGCCGCATTGCCAAGACGCTCAATGTCCCCTATATTTTGGGCGCACGCAAACCCTCTCGACGCAAGCTCAAACAAGCCGTTGACGCGATGGATCTACCACTGGAGCAGGTGGCAATGGTGGGCGATCGGCTTTTTACTGATGTGCTGGCAGGAAACCGCTTGGGGATGTTCACAATTCTGGTTGAACCGATGGTAAATCCAACAAAAACAGGACAACGCTATTTGCTGCGAGATTTCGAGGTTTGGTTTTCCCAGCTACTAGGCGTTTCTATCAACACTCTGCAACAAACTGTAACCCACTCGGACAATTCTTAA
- the tpiA gene encoding triose-phosphate isomerase translates to MRKVIIAGNWKMYKTQAETLEFLKAFFDLVRETAEDREMVLCVPFTDLGILSKNLHGTRIMLGAQNVHWDTAGAYTGEISAPMLTELGVRYVVIGHSERRQYFGETDATVNLRLKAAQQHGLIPILCVGETKQQRDAGETESVISGQLEKDLEAVDPDNLVIAYEPIWAIGTGDTCESIEANRIIGIIRSQLKNPGVSILYGGSVKPGNIDEIMAQPEIDGALVGGASLAPEDFSRIVNYTT, encoded by the coding sequence GTGCGTAAGGTTATCATTGCTGGCAACTGGAAGATGTATAAGACCCAGGCAGAAACCCTGGAGTTCTTGAAGGCGTTTTTTGATCTAGTACGTGAGACGGCAGAAGACCGAGAGATGGTTCTCTGTGTGCCTTTCACGGATTTGGGCATTCTGTCCAAAAACTTGCATGGAACTCGGATCATGCTAGGGGCGCAAAACGTCCATTGGGACACTGCTGGAGCCTATACTGGCGAAATTTCTGCACCAATGTTGACTGAGTTGGGCGTGCGGTATGTGGTCATTGGGCACAGCGAGCGAAGACAATACTTTGGCGAAACCGATGCCACGGTCAATTTACGCTTGAAAGCAGCACAGCAGCATGGGCTCATCCCAATTCTCTGTGTGGGTGAAACGAAGCAGCAGCGAGATGCAGGCGAAACCGAAAGCGTGATTAGTGGTCAGCTTGAGAAGGATCTAGAAGCGGTTGATCCTGATAATCTGGTGATCGCTTATGAACCTATCTGGGCGATCGGTACAGGTGACACTTGCGAATCAATTGAGGCAAATCGCATTATCGGCATCATTCGTAGCCAGCTGAAAAATCCTGGTGTTTCAATCCTTTATGGAGGGTCAGTGAAGCCAGGAAACATTGACGAGATTATGGCACAGCCTGAGATCGATGGGGCACTGGTTGGGGGTGCAAGTTTAGCACCGGAAGACTTTTCCAGGATTGTGAACTACACCACGTAG
- a CDS encoding histone deacetylase codes for MISVFYTDEFLDHDTGSFHPENPGRLTAIVTALKQAPLNRQVDWRVPTPIHSRADRLTTALQAIHPTSYIESVKRLADMGGGRIDADTIVSSHSYEVALLAVNAWLDGVDHVLQAETPAFVLARPPGHHALPTRGMGFCLFSNAAIAANYALQQPGINRVGILDWDVHHGNGTQAIVESNPKIAFCSLHESPQYPYTGYAEERGQHHNVLNFPLRSGSTLQDYEPLFKEKIVPFFQAFQPDLLIVSAGYDANEADPLAHISLQPSDYGIFTKCCQQICDRLLLGLEGGYDYQTLAESVVATIAALAKDDA; via the coding sequence ATGATTTCAGTCTTTTATACCGACGAATTTCTCGATCACGATACCGGTTCTTTTCATCCCGAAAATCCGGGACGGCTGACGGCGATCGTTACTGCTCTCAAGCAAGCTCCCCTGAACCGTCAAGTGGACTGGCGAGTCCCAACACCCATTCATTCCAGAGCCGATCGCCTCACTACTGCTCTACAGGCAATTCACCCTACTAGCTATATCGAATCTGTGAAGCGGTTAGCGGATATGGGTGGCGGACGAATTGATGCAGATACAATTGTCTCTTCTCATAGCTACGAAGTTGCACTACTGGCTGTTAATGCCTGGCTGGATGGCGTTGATCATGTTTTACAAGCGGAAACCCCTGCCTTTGTGCTGGCGCGTCCTCCCGGACATCATGCCCTACCCACGCGAGGGATGGGCTTCTGTCTCTTCTCGAATGCTGCGATTGCTGCAAACTATGCGCTTCAGCAACCCGGAATTAACCGAGTTGGGATTTTAGATTGGGATGTGCATCACGGCAATGGCACCCAGGCGATCGTTGAATCTAACCCTAAGATTGCCTTCTGTTCTTTACATGAGTCGCCTCAATATCCTTACACGGGCTATGCCGAGGAACGAGGACAACATCACAACGTGCTGAACTTTCCTCTGCGATCGGGCAGTACCTTACAAGACTATGAACCGCTATTTAAAGAAAAAATCGTTCCCTTCTTCCAGGCATTCCAGCCCGATCTACTGATTGTTAGTGCCGGCTATGACGCAAACGAAGCCGATCCGCTGGCGCACATCTCCCTGCAACCCTCAGACTATGGCATTTTCACAAAATGCTGTCAGCAAATTTGCGATCGGCTCCTCTTGGGCTTAGAAGGCGGCTATGACTATCAAACGTTAGCAGAGTCGGTTGTTGCGACGATCGCAGCCCTAGCGAAGGATGACGCATGA
- a CDS encoding TIGR00730 family Rossman fold protein, which translates to MKYICVFCGSSMGARPAYQAAAVAMGQAIVRHNMGLVYGGGNVGLMGTIADAVLTAGGEAIGVIPQFLQAKEVAHLGLTQLHVVESMHERKALMTDLSDAFVALPGGYGTFEEFCEILTWAQLKLHQKAFGLLNVEGYYDPLLELFDRAVTEKFLQPELRSIVLESREPDQLLEQLQNYKPPVVEKWLKPEIKT; encoded by the coding sequence GTGAAATATATCTGTGTCTTTTGCGGTTCGAGCATGGGAGCACGTCCTGCCTACCAAGCAGCAGCAGTTGCAATGGGGCAGGCGATCGTCCGTCACAACATGGGTTTAGTGTATGGTGGCGGCAATGTTGGGTTGATGGGAACGATTGCAGATGCAGTTTTGACAGCAGGCGGAGAAGCGATCGGAGTGATTCCACAGTTCTTGCAAGCCAAAGAAGTAGCACACCTGGGGTTAACGCAGCTTCATGTCGTGGAGTCAATGCATGAGCGGAAAGCATTAATGACAGACCTGTCGGATGCGTTTGTGGCATTACCGGGTGGCTACGGGACGTTCGAGGAATTCTGCGAGATTTTGACCTGGGCACAGTTAAAGCTGCATCAGAAGGCGTTTGGCTTGCTCAATGTGGAAGGATACTATGATCCCCTCCTAGAGCTGTTCGATCGCGCTGTTACCGAAAAGTTTCTTCAGCCTGAGCTACGATCGATTGTGCTGGAATCGAGAGAACCCGATCAACTCCTGGAGCAATTGCAGAACTATAAGCCGCCCGTCGTCGAAAAATGGCTAAAACCAGAAATTAAGACTTAG